From the genome of Homo sapiens chromosome 6 genomic scaffold, GRCh38.p14 alternate locus group ALT_REF_LOCI_4 HSCHR6_MHC_MANN_CTG1, one region includes:
- the LY6G6D gene encoding lymphocyte antigen 6 complex locus protein G6d precursor: MKPQFVGILLSSLLGAALGNRMRCYNCGGSPSSSCKEAVTTCGEGRPQPGLEQIKLPGNPPVTLIHQHPACVAAHHCNQVETESVGDVTYPAHRDCYLGDLCNSAVASHVAPAGILAAAATALTCLLPGLWSG; this comes from the exons ATGAAACCCCAGTTTGTTGGGATCTTGCTCAGCTCCCTGCTAGGGGCTGCCTTGG GAAACCGAATGCGGTGCTACAACTGTGGTGGAAGCCCCAGCAGTTCTTGCAAAGAGGCCGTGACCACCTGTGGCGAGGGCAGACCCCAGCCAGGCCTGGAACAGATCAAGCTACCTGGAAACC cCCCAGTGACCTTGATTCACCAACATCCAGCCTGCGTCGCAGCCCATCATTGCAATCAAGTGGAGACAGAGTCGGTGGGAGACGTGACTTATCCAGCCCACAGGGACTGCTACCTGGGAGACCTGTGCAACAGCGCCGTGGCAAGCCATGTGGCCCCTGCAGGCATTTTGGCTGCAGCAGCTACCGCCCTGACCTGTCTCTTGCCAGGACTGTGGAGCGGATAG
- the LY6G6C gene encoding lymphocyte antigen 6 complex locus protein G6c precursor, whose protein sequence is MKALMLLTLSVLLCWVSADIRCHSCYKVPVLGCVDRQSCRLEPGQQCLTTHAYLGKMWVFSNLRCGTPEEPCQEAFNQTNRKLGLTYNTTCCNKDNCNSAGPRPTPALGLVFLTSLAGLGLWLLH, encoded by the exons ATGAAAGCCCTTATGCTGCTCACCCTGTCTGTTCTGCTCTGCTGGGTCTCAG CTGACATTCGCTGTCACTCCTGCTACAAGGTCCCTGTGCTGGGCTGTGTGGACCGGCAGTCCTGCCGCCTGGAGCCAGGACAGCAATGCCTGACAACACATGCATACCTTG GTAAGATGTGGGTTTTCTCCAATCTGCGCTGTGGCACACCAGAAGAGCCCTGTCAGGAGGCCTTCAACCAAACCAACCGCAAGCTGGGTCTGACATATAACACCACCTGCTGCAACAAGGACAACTGCAACAGCGCAGGACCCCGGCCCACTCCAGCCCTGGGCCTTGTCTTCCTTACCTCCTTGGCTGGCCTTGGCCTCTGGCTGCTGCACTGA